CACGAACGACGGCACGTTCGCGAGGCGCTGCGTCGCCCGGTCGTCCCAGGTGACACGGGCGGGCGCGCCGCCAGGCGTGGAATCGCGCCGCTCCTCACCGGGCTCGGTGTCGGCGAAGGCGCCCTCGCGCCCGCCCTCGAGCGCGGTTCGGATCAACTCCATCGGCTGCTCGGGCACCGTGCGCCCGCCGATCTTGACGCCTAACGACGAGACGAGCTGCGTCTCCATCGGATTGGTGAGCATGGCGACCGTGCGGCCGCACTTGGGGCACTTGAACGCCGCCGCGAGCGTGCCATCGCCGGGGAGCCGGCGCTCCTCGAACGTCATCTGCTGGTCGCAGTCCACGCAGAGGAACTTCATGCGCCCTCCACCCGAGCGAGCAGGGCCGCGGCGAGCGCAGCAAAGGCCGGGTCGGCCGGCTCGCCGACCCGGCCCCCGTCCACGGCCGCCTGCACCGCCGGATCGAACCGGAGGCGTGCGAGCACCGGGGCCCCGGCAAGGGTGGCGAGCCGATCGGCGGCGTCGCCGCTCATGAGCGGGCCCTGAGCGCCGCACTGCGCGCAGCGGTAGTTGGCCATGTTCTCTACGATGCCAAGAATGCGGACGCCGCCATCGCTCGCCAGCTGGAGCGAGCGGGCCACGGCCCGCAGCGAGGCGTCGGACGGGATCGTCACGGCCAGCACGCCGGTGAGCCCGGGAAGAAGCTCCATCAGGGTGGTGAGGCGGTCGGTGCCCGGTGGGAGGTCCAGCAGCAGGAAGTCGAGCTCGCCCCAGGCCACGTCAGCCAGGAACTCGCGCAGCATCCCGGCCTCGAGCGTGCCGCGCCAGACGAACCGCGCCTCGCCCGGCTCCTTCCACCTGAGCGGCGCGCCCTCGGCGAGGAGGAGG
Above is a window of Gemmatimonadales bacterium DNA encoding:
- a CDS encoding P-loop NTPase; this translates as MKLALFMTKRIRTYRELSGEDRSGIGTQVAVQQDRVRERLRTVRHTVAVMSGKGGVGKSFVTALLATALAEAGKRVGVLDADLHGPTAARMLGVGGEPLVVRDDDVVPPEGARGVRVISSDLLLAEGAPLRWKEPGEARFVWRGTLEAGMLREFLADVAWGELDFLLLDLPPGTDRLTTLMELLPGLTGVLAVTIPSDASLRAVARSLQLASDGGVRILGIVENMANYRCAQCGAQGPLMSGDAADRLATLAGAPVLARLRFDPAVQAAVDGGRVGEPADPAFAALAAALLARVEGA